The Acidobacteriota bacterium genome includes a region encoding these proteins:
- a CDS encoding DPP IV N-terminal domain-containing protein, giving the protein MTMNPTRLVAAALAAALLTAPLSAQQEERARALDQQIERIYKTNEFALPRFGPARWLDDGTAYTTVERTADGPSDIVRYDAATGARSVLVPGSRLAPAGASKPVEISDYVWSDDGSRLLIFTNTQKVWRQNTRGDYWVLHLASGALKQLGGGAPASTLMFAKFSPDATRVGYVRANNIYVERLDDGRITQLTTDGSETIINGTSDWVYEEEFGVRDGFRFSPDGRSVVYWQFDSSEVGIFSLINNTDSLYPTITRIPYPKAGTTNSAARVGVVGAEGGPTQWIKTEGDPRNTYLARIGWIDSSTVSIQQLNRQQNRNDFLTADIKTGAVKRIFRDESKSWVDIVEEVPWIDGGRTFLWMSERSGWQHVYRVPREGGDGQLITKFEADVTDIAGFDEKGGWMYFRASPDNAGQRYLYRSKLDGSGTPERVTPASEPGTHRYDVAPGGRLAFHTYSRFDRPPVTQVIELPSHKPLRALTDPSAVIAKLQPVLQPPVEFFRIDIGEGVMLDGYMLKPSHFDASKTYPVISHVYGEPAGQTVNDSWGGSGMLFHRALAEAGYIVLSVDNRGTPAPRGADWRKVVYGTVGDLSSKDQAAAIRALTAKYPFLDRTRIGVWGWSGGGTNTLNALFRFPDVYQVGVSVAPVPDQQLYDTIYQERYMGVPQENPEGYKLGSAINFAEGLQGKLLLIHGSGDDNVHVQGTERLINRLIELGKPFDSMIYPNRSHSINEGTGTSMHVYKLIARYFLQNLPPGAR; this is encoded by the coding sequence ATGACCATGAACCCGACTCGCCTCGTGGCGGCCGCCCTGGCGGCCGCGCTGTTGACGGCCCCGCTCTCAGCGCAGCAAGAGGAGCGCGCCCGCGCCCTCGACCAGCAGATCGAGCGCATCTACAAGACCAACGAGTTCGCGCTTCCCCGGTTCGGCCCGGCGCGCTGGCTGGATGACGGCACGGCCTACACCACAGTCGAGCGCACTGCCGATGGCCCATCCGACATCGTTCGCTACGACGCCGCCACCGGGGCGCGATCGGTCCTTGTCCCCGGCTCGCGGCTCGCGCCGGCCGGTGCCAGCAAGCCGGTCGAGATTAGCGACTACGTGTGGTCGGACGACGGGTCGCGGCTGCTGATCTTCACCAACACGCAGAAGGTCTGGCGGCAGAACACCCGTGGCGACTACTGGGTGCTGCACCTGGCCAGTGGCGCGCTCAAGCAGCTGGGCGGCGGCGCGCCGGCGTCGACGCTGATGTTTGCCAAGTTCTCGCCCGACGCCACCCGCGTCGGCTACGTGCGCGCCAATAACATCTACGTCGAGCGCCTCGACGACGGCCGCATCACGCAACTGACCACGGACGGCTCCGAGACCATCATCAATGGCACCTCGGACTGGGTTTACGAGGAAGAGTTCGGCGTTCGCGACGGCTTCCGCTTCAGCCCCGACGGCCGCTCGGTCGTCTACTGGCAGTTCGACAGTTCCGAGGTCGGCATCTTCTCGCTGATCAACAACACCGACTCGCTGTACCCGACCATCACGAGGATCCCCTACCCGAAGGCCGGCACCACCAACTCCGCGGCACGGGTGGGCGTGGTCGGCGCCGAGGGCGGACCGACCCAGTGGATCAAGACCGAGGGCGATCCGCGCAACACCTATCTCGCGCGCATCGGCTGGATCGACTCGAGCACGGTGTCGATTCAGCAGCTGAACCGGCAGCAGAATCGCAACGACTTCCTCACCGCCGACATCAAGACCGGCGCGGTCAAGCGGATCTTCCGCGACGAATCCAAGAGCTGGGTGGACATCGTCGAGGAAGTGCCGTGGATCGACGGCGGTCGCACGTTCCTGTGGATGAGCGAGCGCAGTGGCTGGCAGCACGTCTACCGCGTGCCGCGCGAGGGCGGCGACGGCCAGCTGATCACGAAGTTCGAGGCCGACGTGACCGACATCGCCGGCTTCGACGAGAAGGGTGGCTGGATGTACTTCCGCGCCTCGCCTGACAACGCCGGCCAGCGCTATCTCTATCGTTCGAAGCTGGATGGCAGCGGCACTCCCGAACGCGTGACCCCGGCCAGCGAGCCCGGCACCCACCGCTACGACGTGGCGCCGGGCGGCCGGCTGGCGTTCCACACCTATTCGCGCTTCGACCGCCCGCCGGTGACGCAGGTGATCGAGCTGCCGTCACACAAGCCGCTGCGCGCCCTGACCGATCCGTCGGCGGTGATCGCCAAGTTGCAGCCGGTGCTGCAGCCGCCGGTGGAGTTCTTCCGCATCGACATCGGCGAAGGCGTGATGCTTGACGGCTACATGCTGAAGCCGTCGCATTTCGACGCCAGCAAGACCTACCCCGTGATCTCGCACGTCTACGGCGAGCCGGCGGGGCAGACGGTCAACGATTCGTGGGGCGGCTCGGGCATGTTGTTTCATCGCGCGCTCGCCGAGGCCGGCTACATCGTGCTGAGCGTTGACAATCGCGGCACGCCCGCGCCCCGCGGCGCGGACTGGCGCAAGGTGGTGTACGGCACGGTCGGCGACCTGTCGTCGAAGGACCAGGCGGCGGCGATTCGCGCGCTGACGGCGAAGTATCCCTTCCTCGATCGCACGCGCATCGGCGTGTGGGGGTGGAGCGGCGGCGGCACCAACACCTTGAACGCCTTGTTCCGCTTTCCCGACGTCTACCAGGTGGGCGTCTCGGTCGCGCCGGTACCCGACCAGCAGCTCTACGACACCATTTACCAGGAACGCTACATGGGCGTGCCGCAGGAGAATCCCGAGGGCTACAAGCTGGGCTCGGCGATCAACTTCGCTGAAGGCCTGCAGGGGAAGCTGCTGTTGATCCACGGGTCGGGTGACGACAACGTGCACGTCCAGGGGACCGAACGGTTGATCAACCGGCTAATCGAACTGGGCAAGCCGTTTGATTCGATGATCTATCCCAACCGCAGTCACAGCATCAACGAAGGGACCGGCACCTCGATGCATGTCTACAAGCTGATCGCGCGCTACTTCCTGCAGAACCTGCCGCCGGGCGCGAGATAG
- a CDS encoding ORF6N domain-containing protein: protein MRSLTVVVDEDLARLYGVTTRQLNQALKRNRRRFPKDFAFQLTVGECRILKSQSVISSGGHGGRRTRPWAFTEHGAIMAASLLNTGRAIDMSVFVVRAFVRLREWAAPHRALAAKLDALEERVAGHDEDLDSILATLRRLVAPPAGPRRAIGFSSPPALPAARTGAVRRPAKP from the coding sequence TTGCGATCGTTGACGGTCGTCGTGGATGAAGATCTGGCACGGCTGTACGGCGTCACGACCCGCCAACTCAATCAAGCGCTGAAGCGCAATCGCCGCCGGTTCCCCAAGGACTTCGCGTTCCAGCTCACCGTCGGCGAGTGCCGGATCTTGAAATCACAATCTGTGATTTCAAGTGGTGGTCACGGTGGCCGTCGCACGCGGCCCTGGGCGTTCACCGAACACGGCGCCATCATGGCGGCATCGCTGCTGAATACCGGCCGCGCGATTGACATGAGCGTCTTCGTGGTGCGCGCGTTCGTGCGGTTGCGCGAGTGGGCGGCCCCGCACCGCGCGCTGGCCGCGAAGCTCGACGCACTGGAAGAGCGCGTGGCCGGCCATGACGAGGACCTCGACAGCATCCTCGCGACCCTGCGTCGGCTGGTCGCCCCGCCAGCCGGTCCGCGCCGCGCGATTGGTTTCTCGTCGCCGCCGGCGCTGCCGGCCGCCCGCACCGGTGCGGTGCGACGACCGGCCAAGCCGTGA
- a CDS encoding NADP-dependent isocitrate dehydrogenase codes for MAKIKVKNPVVEMDGDEMTRIIWQKIRETLILPYLDIDLKYFDLGVEARDQTGDQITIDSANATRQYGVAVKCATITPDEARVKEFGLKQMWKSPNGTIRNILDGTIFREPIICKNVPRLVPHWDKPVVVARHGFGDQYRAQDFTFPGAGTLTLSWTPEGGGEPISREIIKAKGSGIALGMFNLDASIEGFARACFTYALGRNYPVYLSTKNTILKVYDGTFKNTFERVYNAEFKTQFEAKGLTYEHRLIDDMVASNLKWNGGYLWACKNYDGDVQSDTVAQGYGSLGLMTSVLMSPDGKAVEAEAAHGTVTRHYRMHQQGKPTSTNPIASIYAWTRGLQYRGRFDGTADVVAFAETLEKVCVDVVESGRMTKDLAILIRPDHPYLTTEEFLSAIDSELKSRM; via the coding sequence GTGGCGAAGATCAAGGTCAAGAACCCCGTCGTCGAGATGGACGGCGACGAGATGACGCGCATCATCTGGCAGAAGATTCGTGAAACCCTCATCCTGCCGTATCTCGACATCGACCTGAAGTACTTCGACCTCGGGGTCGAGGCGCGCGACCAGACCGGCGATCAGATCACGATCGATTCGGCCAACGCGACCCGCCAGTACGGCGTGGCCGTGAAGTGCGCGACGATCACGCCCGACGAAGCGCGCGTGAAGGAGTTCGGCCTCAAGCAGATGTGGAAGTCGCCCAACGGCACCATCCGCAACATCCTCGACGGCACCATCTTCCGCGAGCCGATCATCTGCAAGAACGTGCCGCGCCTGGTGCCACACTGGGACAAGCCGGTGGTGGTGGCCCGTCACGGGTTCGGCGATCAGTATCGCGCGCAGGACTTCACGTTCCCCGGCGCCGGCACGCTCACGCTCAGCTGGACGCCCGAGGGCGGCGGCGAGCCGATTTCGCGCGAGATCATCAAGGCCAAGGGCAGCGGCATCGCCCTGGGCATGTTCAACCTCGACGCCTCGATCGAAGGTTTCGCGCGCGCGTGCTTCACCTACGCGCTGGGCCGCAACTACCCAGTCTACCTGTCGACGAAGAACACCATCCTCAAGGTCTACGACGGCACCTTCAAGAACACCTTCGAGCGTGTCTACAACGCCGAGTTCAAGACCCAGTTCGAGGCCAAGGGCCTGACCTATGAGCACCGGCTGATCGACGACATGGTGGCGTCGAACCTGAAGTGGAACGGTGGCTACCTGTGGGCCTGCAAGAACTACGACGGCGACGTGCAGTCGGATACGGTGGCGCAGGGCTACGGCTCACTTGGCCTGATGACGTCGGTGCTGATGTCGCCCGATGGCAAGGCAGTCGAGGCCGAGGCCGCGCACGGCACGGTGACGCGCCACTACCGCATGCACCAGCAGGGCAAGCCGACCTCGACCAACCCGATCGCCTCGATCTATGCGTGGACGCGCGGCCTGCAGTATCGCGGCCGCTTTGACGGCACCGCCGACGTGGTGGCGTTTGCCGAGACCCTCGAGAAAGTCTGTGTGGACGTGGTCGAGTCGGGCCGCATGACCAAGGACCTCGCCATCCTGATCCGGCCAGACCACCCCTATCTCACGACCGAAGAGTTCCTCTCGGCGATCGATTCAGAACTCAAGTCGCGGATGTAA
- a CDS encoding DPP IV N-terminal domain-containing protein, producing MARVIVVILLLSCGRLAAQAPATPQVATPFPKGLTGTLVFQSDLRAADNPDGRNHLFSIDLATGMVAQLTSGRNHHDQHPKWSPDGRRISFVSSRGGNFDLYVMNADGTNVTRVTDHPANDFDPIWMPDGQSLIFSSERDSRSDLYRVWLNDRRVDRLTHHFVGRAIMPSVSPDGKLVAFAAQTLQRLQFWEFQVHILDLATGRTRALDNSGGACWPSWSPDGRTLANVLLATEPSTIQVRGADGATPRTLPVAPGMWHYYPDWSRDGRWLAMSVSPAHHKGEDWDLAIAPADGSRPPQRLTTGPGNDRLPDWKP from the coding sequence ATGGCTCGCGTGATTGTTGTGATTCTCCTGTTGAGCTGTGGCCGGCTCGCGGCCCAGGCGCCGGCAACGCCTCAGGTAGCAACCCCGTTTCCCAAGGGCCTTACCGGTACGCTGGTCTTCCAGTCCGACCTGCGCGCCGCGGACAATCCCGACGGCCGCAATCACCTTTTTTCAATCGACCTCGCGACCGGCATGGTGGCGCAACTCACCTCGGGACGAAATCACCACGATCAGCATCCCAAGTGGTCGCCTGACGGCCGGCGCATCTCGTTCGTGTCTTCGCGAGGCGGCAACTTCGATCTGTACGTCATGAATGCCGACGGCACCAACGTTACCCGCGTGACCGATCACCCCGCCAACGACTTCGATCCGATCTGGATGCCAGACGGCCAGAGCCTGATCTTCAGCTCCGAGCGCGACAGCCGCAGCGACCTGTATCGGGTGTGGCTGAACGACCGCCGGGTCGATCGGCTGACCCACCACTTCGTCGGCCGCGCGATCATGCCCAGTGTCTCGCCTGACGGAAAGCTCGTGGCCTTCGCCGCGCAGACGCTCCAGCGCCTGCAGTTCTGGGAGTTCCAAGTCCACATTCTCGATCTCGCCACCGGCCGCACCCGCGCGCTCGACAACAGCGGCGGCGCCTGCTGGCCCTCCTGGTCACCCGACGGACGCACGCTGGCCAACGTCCTGCTCGCCACCGAACCGTCCACGATCCAGGTCCGCGGTGCCGACGGCGCCACGCCGCGAACCCTGCCGGTCGCACCGGGCATGTGGCACTACTACCCCGATTGGTCGCGCGATGGCCGGTGGCTGGCCATGTCGGTCAGTCCCGCCCACCACAAGGGCGAAGACTGGGACCTCGCGATCGCACCCGCCGACGGCTCGCGCCCGCCGCAGCGCCTCACCACCGGTCCCGGCAACGATCGCTTGCCAGACTGGAAGCCATAG
- a CDS encoding alpha/beta fold hydrolase, which yields MRRCLLLAVLVLGGCSQPTQLSATDRLKPCTGNDTPVDAYCGTLTVYENRATKQGRQIDLNIVLLPALRADAAADPLFFLAGGPGQGAAKMAKSLREMFRQVLTDRDLVLVDQRGTGKSHPLECADEDDSLKAMGRTEADAIAMLKQCLAGYDADVRLYTTSIAMDDLDDVRAFLGYEKINIYGGSYGTRAGLVYLRQHGDRVRTAILDGVAPTNMRLPLFFPRDVQRALDLLLADCAANAACNTSHPNLQARLGALMARLEQAPPTVAVVHPRTGERGDLTMTARLLANVLAGTLYIPMASSLIPALIERAEQNDFQGLLALASIGDSGGPANMSVGMQLSVICAEDAPRITPADVAKESAGSLFGPYVMRLQQDACDFWPRGEVADAFYEPVTSAVPTLVMSGALDPVTPPVWGDEIAKHLSNSKHIVMPGTGHTAGGTGCGLRIIRAFLTKGDTVGLDTSCMANVKRPPFFVTPAGPNPGTGASLSRRSPAEMQGEGG from the coding sequence GTGCGACGTTGCCTCCTCCTCGCCGTCCTTGTGCTCGGCGGCTGCTCTCAACCAACCCAGCTCTCCGCCACCGATCGGCTGAAGCCGTGCACCGGCAACGACACGCCGGTAGACGCGTATTGCGGCACGCTCACGGTCTACGAGAACCGCGCGACCAAACAGGGGCGCCAGATTGACCTGAACATCGTGCTGCTGCCGGCGCTGCGCGCCGACGCGGCTGCCGACCCGCTGTTCTTCCTGGCCGGCGGGCCCGGCCAGGGCGCGGCCAAGATGGCCAAGAGCCTGCGCGAGATGTTCCGCCAGGTGCTGACCGATCGCGACCTCGTGCTGGTGGACCAGCGCGGCACCGGCAAGTCGCATCCCCTGGAGTGCGCGGATGAGGATGATTCGCTGAAGGCCATGGGGCGGACCGAGGCCGACGCGATCGCCATGCTGAAGCAGTGCCTGGCCGGCTACGACGCCGACGTGCGCCTTTACACCACCTCGATCGCGATGGACGACCTGGACGACGTCCGGGCGTTTCTCGGTTACGAGAAGATCAACATCTACGGCGGCTCCTACGGCACGCGCGCGGGCCTGGTCTACCTGCGCCAGCACGGGGACCGCGTGCGGACCGCTATCCTCGACGGAGTCGCGCCCACCAACATGCGGTTGCCGCTGTTCTTTCCGCGCGACGTCCAGCGCGCGCTCGACCTGCTGCTGGCCGACTGCGCCGCCAACGCCGCGTGCAACACCAGCCATCCCAACCTGCAGGCGCGCCTCGGCGCCCTGATGGCGCGGCTCGAACAGGCGCCGCCCACCGTCGCGGTCGTGCATCCGCGCACCGGCGAGCGCGGCGACCTCACCATGACCGCCCGCTTGCTGGCCAACGTCCTCGCCGGGACCCTCTACATCCCCATGGCCTCGTCGCTGATTCCGGCGCTCATCGAGCGAGCCGAGCAGAACGACTTCCAGGGCCTGCTGGCCCTGGCCTCGATCGGCGACAGCGGCGGTCCCGCCAACATGAGCGTCGGCATGCAGCTGTCGGTGATCTGCGCGGAGGATGCGCCGCGCATCACGCCGGCTGACGTCGCGAAGGAATCGGCGGGCTCGTTGTTCGGCCCGTACGTGATGCGCTTGCAGCAGGACGCGTGCGACTTCTGGCCGAGGGGCGAGGTCGCCGACGCGTTCTACGAGCCGGTGACCTCGGCGGTGCCGACGCTGGTAATGTCCGGGGCACTCGATCCCGTGACGCCGCCGGTGTGGGGCGACGAGATTGCGAAGCACCTGTCCAACTCGAAGCACATCGTGATGCCCGGCACCGGTCACACCGCCGGTGGCACCGGCTGCGGCCTGCGCATCATCCGCGCCTTCCTCACCAAGGGCGATACCGTGGGGCTCGACACGAGCTGCATGGCCAACGTGAAGCGGCCGCCGTTCTTCGTGACCCCGGCCGGTCCCAACCCCGGTACCGGCGCAAGCTTGTCCCGCCGAAGCCCGGCAGAAATGCAGGGCGAAGGCGGATGA
- a CDS encoding ATP-binding cassette domain-containing protein, which translates to MIQVENLHKHFGDVRAVDGVSFTAADGAVTGLLGPNGAGKTTTLRMLYTLMRPDEGRILVDGIDPVTDPQGARLRLGVLPDQSGLYPRLTAREHIRYFGELQGITGADLASRTEHLLALLDMKAVADRRVAGFSHGERTKTALARAIVHNPKNVLLDEPTNGLDVMSTRAVREIIRRLKGEGHTVLFSSHVMQEVSALCDTIVVIARGKIVAAGSPDDLRQQTGHQNLEDAFVALSGLDADAAPDERSATGATGARS; encoded by the coding sequence ATGATTCAAGTCGAGAACCTCCACAAGCATTTCGGCGACGTCCGCGCCGTTGATGGAGTCTCCTTCACGGCCGCCGACGGCGCCGTCACGGGCCTCCTGGGACCGAATGGCGCCGGCAAGACGACGACGTTGCGCATGCTGTACACGTTGATGCGGCCGGACGAGGGCCGAATCCTGGTGGACGGTATCGATCCGGTCACCGATCCGCAGGGCGCCCGTCTGCGCCTGGGGGTGCTGCCGGACCAGTCGGGCCTCTATCCGCGCCTGACCGCCCGCGAGCACATCCGCTACTTCGGCGAGCTGCAGGGCATTACCGGGGCCGACCTCGCTAGTCGCACCGAGCACCTGCTGGCGCTGCTCGACATGAAGGCGGTGGCCGACCGCCGGGTCGCCGGCTTCTCGCACGGCGAGCGGACCAAGACCGCGCTGGCACGCGCGATCGTCCACAACCCGAAGAACGTGCTGCTCGACGAGCCGACCAACGGCCTCGACGTGATGAGCACGCGTGCCGTCCGCGAAATCATCCGGCGGCTGAAGGGCGAAGGGCATACCGTGTTGTTCTCGAGCCACGTGATGCAGGAGGTCTCGGCGCTCTGCGACACCATCGTGGTAATCGCGCGCGGCAAGATCGTGGCGGCCGGGTCACCGGACGACCTGCGACAGCAGACCGGGCACCAGAATCTCGAGGACGCCTTTGTCGCACTGAGCGGCCTTGACGCCGACGCAGCGCCCGACGAGCGCAGCGCGACGGGCGCAACGGGGGCGCGGTCATGA
- a CDS encoding ABC transporter permease has protein sequence MKSSSLTQAMVVCRKELVDWSRDRRSIITLLVSSLLAPVMIGFMFNSLASRQRQVEDVTVPVVGAAHAPALVEWLRQQPGITIVDGPADAEEAVRTRREDVIVVIPENFAKQFAASKPAQVRLVADSSSQNARPKVQRVRALFQRYSSEIGSLRLIARGVSPVVAAPVQVEDVEVSSAQQRAAMILGFIPLFVMITAFTGAMQIATDSTAGERERGSIEALLVNPAPRGAIAAGKWIAGTATALLAVLFTGGLLFALFQYIPLQDLGLRFQLGVPQLAGTLAAVLPLVPLIVALQMYVATFAKSFKEAQSYLSFLMMAQMVPGMMATMNTMTTKAWMYYIPWLGQQSLMTDVLGNKPIHPAVFVVVAITNIALAIVMVRLTSGLLMREKIIFGR, from the coding sequence ATGAAGTCCAGCTCGCTGACACAGGCGATGGTGGTGTGCCGCAAAGAGCTGGTCGACTGGTCGCGCGACCGCCGGTCGATCATCACGCTGCTCGTGAGCTCGCTGCTCGCGCCGGTGATGATTGGTTTTATGTTCAACAGCCTGGCCAGCCGGCAGCGGCAGGTCGAGGACGTCACCGTGCCGGTGGTCGGCGCGGCGCACGCGCCGGCGCTGGTCGAGTGGCTGCGCCAGCAGCCCGGCATCACGATCGTCGACGGCCCCGCCGACGCCGAAGAAGCCGTCCGCACCCGGCGCGAAGATGTGATCGTGGTGATCCCCGAGAATTTCGCGAAGCAGTTTGCGGCCTCCAAGCCGGCGCAGGTACGGCTGGTGGCCGACAGCTCGAGCCAGAATGCCCGGCCGAAGGTGCAGCGGGTGCGCGCGCTGTTCCAGCGTTACAGCAGCGAGATTGGCAGCCTGCGCCTGATCGCGCGCGGCGTCAGCCCGGTGGTGGCCGCGCCGGTGCAGGTGGAAGACGTCGAGGTGTCGAGCGCGCAACAGCGCGCCGCGATGATTCTCGGGTTCATCCCGCTGTTCGTGATGATCACCGCCTTCACCGGCGCCATGCAGATCGCCACCGACTCGACGGCCGGCGAGCGCGAGCGCGGCTCGATCGAGGCGCTGCTGGTCAACCCGGCGCCACGCGGCGCGATTGCGGCCGGCAAGTGGATCGCCGGCACCGCCACCGCCCTGCTGGCCGTGCTCTTCACCGGCGGGCTGCTGTTCGCGCTGTTTCAGTACATTCCGCTGCAGGACCTGGGGCTGCGCTTCCAGCTGGGCGTCCCCCAACTCGCCGGCACGCTGGCGGCGGTGCTGCCGCTCGTGCCGCTGATCGTCGCGCTCCAGATGTACGTGGCGACCTTCGCCAAGTCGTTCAAGGAGGCGCAGAGCTACCTGAGCTTCCTGATGATGGCGCAGATGGTCCCGGGCATGATGGCGACCATGAACACCATGACCACCAAGGCGTGGATGTACTACATCCCCTGGCTCGGGCAGCAGTCGCTGATGACCGACGTGCTTGGCAACAAGCCGATTCACCCGGCCGTGTTCGTGGTGGTGGCGATCACCAACATCGCGCTGGCGATCGTCATGGTCCGCCTGACCTCGGGGTTGCTGATGAGGGAGAAGATTATTTTTGGACGGTAA
- a CDS encoding cytochrome c, producing MSGLLKPFGVLAAVAALGLATPVPAAAQAAAGPTFTKDIAPIFQNKCEACHRPDSIAPMSLVTYEESRPWARSIKNRVQVRQMPPWHIDKTTGIQEFQNDRSLSDKEIETIAKWVDAGAPKGDPKDLPPPVKWPSEQGWNYASHFGQAEPDLIIKSLPWTQKAGANDAWWKPVVETGLTEPRWVRAIELRPGSVKGRKITHHAIARLQQVETDELAANPLDANGNPLPGTFMEWAVGKQGEMMRPGAGKLMLPGSRIVWDVHYSNGGEDITDHVELGIYFYPKGQEPKYRQVLHLMGGTNAGGSAGLGSAVDIPPNSVKATVGYFLMRENGRVESFQPHMHLRGKAMSMEAILPNGQIQVLSHVADFNFNWHNTYVYAETAAPLLPKGTLIKVTGWHDNTAANKANPDPNVWVGYGDRTVDEMAHAWVNVTYLSDTDYRAEIATRSQQLGLTTAARQQQ from the coding sequence ATGAGCGGTCTGTTGAAGCCCTTCGGAGTCCTCGCGGCGGTGGCCGCCCTCGGTCTGGCCACGCCGGTCCCTGCCGCTGCCCAGGCGGCCGCCGGGCCAACCTTCACCAAAGACATCGCCCCGATCTTCCAGAACAAGTGTGAAGCGTGTCATCGGCCCGATTCGATCGCGCCGATGTCGCTCGTCACCTACGAGGAATCGCGGCCGTGGGCACGCTCGATCAAGAACCGCGTGCAGGTGCGGCAGATGCCGCCGTGGCACATCGACAAGACCACCGGCATCCAGGAATTCCAGAACGACCGCTCGCTCTCCGACAAGGAGATTGAGACCATCGCGAAGTGGGTGGACGCCGGCGCGCCAAAGGGCGACCCGAAGGACCTGCCGCCGCCGGTCAAGTGGCCGAGCGAACAGGGCTGGAACTACGCCAGCCACTTCGGCCAGGCCGAGCCCGACCTGATTATCAAGTCGCTGCCGTGGACCCAGAAGGCCGGCGCCAATGATGCCTGGTGGAAGCCGGTGGTCGAAACCGGCCTGACCGAGCCGCGCTGGGTGCGCGCCATCGAACTGCGCCCGGGCTCGGTCAAGGGCCGCAAGATTACGCACCATGCGATCGCGCGCCTGCAGCAGGTGGAGACCGACGAGCTCGCCGCCAACCCCCTCGACGCCAACGGCAACCCGCTGCCCGGCACCTTCATGGAGTGGGCCGTCGGCAAGCAGGGCGAGATGATGCGCCCCGGCGCCGGCAAGCTGATGCTGCCCGGCTCGCGGATCGTCTGGGACGTGCACTACTCGAACGGCGGTGAGGACATCACCGATCACGTCGAACTGGGCATCTACTTCTACCCGAAGGGCCAGGAGCCGAAGTATCGCCAGGTGCTGCACCTGATGGGCGGCACCAACGCCGGCGGCAGCGCCGGGCTGGGCTCGGCCGTCGACATTCCGCCCAACAGCGTCAAGGCCACCGTCGGCTACTTCCTGATGCGCGAGAACGGCCGCGTCGAGAGCTTCCAGCCGCACATGCACTTGCGCGGCAAGGCCATGTCGATGGAAGCGATCCTGCCCAACGGACAGATCCAGGTGCTCAGTCACGTCGCCGACTTCAACTTCAACTGGCACAACACCTATGTCTATGCCGAGACCGCCGCGCCGCTGCTGCCCAAGGGCACGCTGATCAAGGTGACCGGCTGGCACGACAACACCGCGGCCAACAAGGCCAACCCCGATCCGAATGTCTGGGTGGGCTACGGCGACCGCACCGTGGACGAGATGGCGCATGCCTGGGTCAACGTCACCTATCTGTCGGACACCGACTACCGCGCCGAAATCGCCACTCGCAGCCAGCAGCTCGGCCTGACCACAGCCGCGCGGCAGCAGCAGTAG
- a CDS encoding FAD:protein FMN transferase, whose translation MPLLLLVLALACAACAEPLPGRHPVERSRLAMGSQLRVQVWSTSDATAAAAIDQVFREFDRLESLLSGWNPGSDVVRINDAAGGEPVAVSRDTIAVLEAAAQASDWTGGKFDITFGALADIWKFDHDQDNRVPDPQAIAARLPFVDYRLVQVDRAAGTARITKTGTRIHLGGIGKGYAVDRAAAILRERGFADFLIQSGGDLYVAGRNGPTAWTLGIADPRGPAGRTFATVDLGDGTLSTSGDYERFFIKDGVRYHHLIDPDRGTPATGARSVTIVTASAMLADVLSTGVFILGPAEGMALVERLPHVEAVIVTAGNQVLVSSGLEGRVTLTAPPTSAP comes from the coding sequence ATGCCGCTGCTGCTCTTGGTTCTCGCCCTCGCGTGCGCGGCGTGCGCGGAGCCGCTGCCCGGGCGCCATCCCGTTGAACGGTCGCGGCTGGCCATGGGCTCGCAGTTGCGCGTGCAGGTGTGGAGCACGAGCGACGCGACTGCCGCCGCGGCCATCGACCAGGTGTTTCGCGAGTTCGACCGGCTCGAATCGCTCCTGAGCGGGTGGAATCCCGGCAGCGACGTCGTCCGCATCAACGACGCGGCCGGCGGCGAGCCGGTGGCGGTCAGCCGCGACACCATCGCGGTGCTGGAGGCGGCGGCCCAGGCCAGCGACTGGACGGGCGGCAAGTTCGACATCACCTTCGGCGCGCTCGCCGACATCTGGAAGTTCGATCACGACCAGGACAACCGCGTGCCGGACCCACAGGCCATCGCGGCGCGGCTCCCTTTCGTTGACTATCGGCTCGTGCAGGTGGACCGGGCGGCCGGCACGGCCCGGATCACGAAGACGGGTACCCGCATTCACCTGGGCGGCATCGGCAAGGGCTATGCCGTGGACCGGGCCGCGGCCATCCTGCGCGAGCGCGGCTTCGCCGACTTTCTGATCCAGAGTGGCGGCGACCTTTACGTGGCCGGCCGCAACGGCCCTACCGCGTGGACGTTGGGGATCGCCGATCCGCGGGGACCGGCCGGCCGGACGTTTGCCACGGTTGACCTCGGCGACGGCACCCTCAGCACCTCGGGGGATTACGAACGGTTCTTCATCAAGGACGGCGTCCGCTATCACCACCTGATCGATCCCGATCGCGGCACCCCGGCCACCGGCGCGCGCAGCGTGACCATTGTCACCGCCAGCGCCATGCTCGCCGACGTCCTCTCGACGGGCGTGTTCATTCTCGGCCCGGCCGAGGGCATGGCACTGGTCGAACGGCTGCCCCACGTCGAAGCCGTCATCGTGACCGCCGGCAACCAGGTGCTGGTATCGAGCGGCCTCGAGGGCCGCGTGACCCTGACCGCGCCACCCACCAGCGCGCCGTAG